The genomic interval TGCTTGGAGCAATCTTAATGCTGCAAATAGTACAAGTACCGACAATTCTAGTGCCAGTGAGTTAATTGCTAAATTAAAAGAGAGTACCAATGGAACTTCCGGCGGTGGGAGTAGTGAGAAAGATGGAGACAGCAAGACGTCAATTGAACGCTCTGTGGCTAGAGGTGAAGATGGATCTATGATCGTTACCATTACACTCATTACTACATCAGCAGATGGTTCAAAATCTTCAAAAGTTATAAGCAAAACAAAGCTGGGGTCATCTGCTGATAACTTAGGGCAGCAAGCTGGTCAGGGCGCATCACTTTTGAATGCGCAGTCACAAGAGCTTGTCGGAAAAAATGGTGTGACTTCTAGTTATGCTGGTAATCAATATGAGCAAAACAGCTTGTTGGGGGCTTATGTTTCAGGCGTGTCTTCGCTTAAAGAAGAATGTTAATTAAAAAATAAATTTGCATTTACATATAAAAAGTTTTATTTTAAATTGAGGGCTGTCGCATTAAAAATGCGGCAGCCCTTTTATATTTTTCATTTTGCGACATATGATATTCTAGCGATAGATGAATGGGAGGGAGCGTATGACCAACCTATGGTTCTTCAATATAAATAAAACTAGAGTATTTTATGGTGCGGCTATTTTTTTATTATTTGGTGTAATTCTAGGTTCTGTTTGGTTTGATTATATGGATGAACAAGAGCTTGCTAGTATAGATGATCAAAAGAATCGCCCCATAGGGCAAGTGAGTGTTGTTATTCATATTGATCAGCGGATATTGGAGATATACAGTGATGGACAGTTACATAAAAAGTATCGAATTGCAGTAGGAAAAAGTAAAACACCTACGCCGATCGGCGAATGGAATGTTGTATGGAAAGCCTACAATTGGGGAACCGGATTTGGTACGCGGTGGATGGGATTGAATGTTCCTTGGGGGATTTACGGAATACATGGTACGAATAAACCATGGTCAATCGGACAGTTTGCCAGTCATGGCTGTATTCGAATGCGCAACCGTGACGTAGAAGAATTATTTGAGTGGATACCTGTTGGAACTCCAGTACGCATAGAAGGAAGAAAAATTAGAATAAAGAGGGCTTTAAAATATCAAATGAATGGTGCGGATGTCGTAATACTGCAAATAAAATTGAGAGAATTAGGATATCTAGATACGCGTGCCGATGGTATTTTTGGCTTGGCAACGGATGCTGCGATTAAAAGATTTCAAGCAGAACATGAAATGGAAGAGGACGGAATTGTCGATATGCAGATGTTAGAGCTATTAGGACTCTGATATCATTAGGCGGTGCGATGTAGTGTTTAATGATATCATTTATATTAAATATTAAAGGCGACATCGCTTCTATAACGGGATGGAGCTTGTTAATCAAAAAAAGAGCCTTTTGTCCTATTTTTGACCAAAAATGCCAAATAAGTATTGTTTTTCAACGCAATATACATTACACTAATTTCATAAAATAGACCATGGTTACCAGTTGCCATGGCCTGTTTTATGAAATTTTAAATGTGTGGTGAAGAGATGAATATAGGAAGAATGTTGGGAGAAGCGCTGGAATTAAGTCAGGAATTAGATGATTTACATAAATATATCACAGATCGTCAGCTTCCCGTAAAGAAAAGTGATGATTTTTATAAACAATGTATTTTATTGGAAGAGTATGTAGGTGGAAATACGTTCAAGAGCTATCATAATAAAATGAAAAATTCGAATCTTTTATCAGGTTTGATTGCTGCTCCGGTTACCATTGCTATTATAATTTTGATTGCTATGGACAAATTTTCTAAAGATTTTAATGCGATTCAATTCTATATGGATAGTATTGTACTACAAGGCGCATCTGGTATTTTATTCGTAATGGTGATTGCGGTTTCATTATATTTTTATTATGTAAAAAATAAATTACATGGTGAGGTTTATGCAGATTTAAAACAAAAGCTACATATGCTATGATTTTTATTTTTGTTCGCATTTTATGAAAAAGACATATGAAAATTGTTCAGTTGAGGGATAGCTTGAACGCCCTTTAAATAAAAAAGAAAAGTCAGTAACAGTTGAAAGACGTGTTACTGACTTTTTTTATGCAGATATAATTACTGATTTTTTTTATGTAGCCACGCTACGAAACATGATGAAATTTGATATACAAAGACAATGGCTAAAATTAGCGTGGCGAATAATCCGCTCAAATAGATAATTGTGGGATAAGCTCCGATTGTTTTAAGCAGTTCTAGTGTCGGCATAGTTTTACCATCCTTTATCAATGGAATTTATGGGCAGTATCTCGGAACCTTTCTTTAGGTGGATCTTGTCTGTAAATGCTTTTTGAATTTTTTTAACCACATGATCAATAGTAAGAGGAGTGGGATAAAAATAGTGTAAAGTTCGTGAATATAGCTGTTCGTAAATGAGATACCGATAAGACGGTGGAAAATAAAATTGGGTATGGCTGTTAAATTACTGACGATTAGAAAAACTGACATCATGATAATGACGATGTTTCTTTTCAGTTTGAATAAAGTGGTCAGTGCCAATACCGATCCGTAAAAAAAGAGCATAGATTTAAAGAGTCCACCAATAAAAATAACGATTACAGTAATGGCATCAACGTTTGTAATGATGTTTCCTATATTGATCATTTTAGAGACTTCGATGAGTGGGATCGTTGATGCATCTGTTAGGTTAACACCTAATACGGAGATAATAAGGATGCTGGAAATCATTAGCATGGAACCCAGCAAAGAAATAGCGGAGAAGGCATATTTGCGCAGGGCGGAACTCTTGTTTATATAACAGTAATACATGAGAAAAACGACGTCTTCGCCATAAGGAAATGTTGAGAAGGTAGGGTATACTT from Massilibacillus massiliensis carries:
- a CDS encoding L,D-transpeptidase family protein, which produces MTNLWFFNINKTRVFYGAAIFLLFGVILGSVWFDYMDEQELASIDDQKNRPIGQVSVVIHIDQRILEIYSDGQLHKKYRIAVGKSKTPTPIGEWNVVWKAYNWGTGFGTRWMGLNVPWGIYGIHGTNKPWSIGQFASHGCIRMRNRDVEELFEWIPVGTPVRIEGRKIRIKRALKYQMNGADVVILQIKLRELGYLDTRADGIFGLATDAAIKRFQAEHEMEEDGIVDMQMLELLGL
- a CDS encoding DUF6097 family protein produces the protein MNIGRMLGEALELSQELDDLHKYITDRQLPVKKSDDFYKQCILLEEYVGGNTFKSYHNKMKNSNLLSGLIAAPVTIAIIILIAMDKFSKDFNAIQFYMDSIVLQGASGILFVMVIAVSLYFYYVKNKLHGEVYADLKQKLHML
- a CDS encoding GerAB/ArcD/ProY family transporter; translation: MKSDQQISNYQVFCLIVMHSLGSSTLFAFGIRAKQDSWLVVLVGFLCGLAIIWLHTELQKGYPDKNLAEINTILLGRWLGGFVTLAFAGYFIWIATLNFSEFSELVAITMLNTTPVLAIQISFVLVILYLTLKNIEVLGRMGELLMPPVILGLLLMFLLIVVSGKVNLNNLQPVLAKGIEPVLKEVYPTFSTFPYGEDVVFLMYYCYINKSSALRKYAFSAISLLGSMLMISSILIISVLGVNLTDASTIPLIEVSKMINIGNIITNVDAITVIVIFIGGLFKSMLFFYGSVLALTTLFKLKRNIVIIMMSVFLIVSNLTAIPNFIFHRLIGISFTNSYIHELYTIFIPLLLLLIMWLKKFKKHLQTRST